Proteins encoded by one window of Primulina huaijiensis isolate GDHJ02 chromosome 1, ASM1229523v2, whole genome shotgun sequence:
- the LOC140971835 gene encoding 3-ketoacyl-CoA synthase 12-like yields MDLVHIFFYSLPLVPLLFVLYRNIDKKMHQNCYVLDYECYMPTDDRKLSTKFSGDVIVRNKHLGLDEYKFLLKAIVNSGIGEETYAPRMVFEGRETCPTINDRIVEADEFFHKSIDRLMKRTIISPSEIDFLIVNISMFATVPSLSSRIINYYNMREDIKVYNLSGMGCSASLVSVNVVENIFKTRKNILALVLTSESLSSNWYNGNERSMILANCLFRTGGCAMILTNKTSLKHKAMFKLKSLVRTHHGGNDESYNCCVQKEDDKGFVGFYLGKNLPSAATRAFIENIQNIAPKILPVRELIRFTLLQYATKMKQKWRKSASLARLEINFKTGVDHFCLHTGWKAVIDAIRQSLNLSEFDVEPARMTLHRFGNTSASSLWYVLAYMDAKKRLKKGDRVFMVSFGAGFKCNSCLWEVIRDLEGKNVWVNFIDNYPTKNLNNPFLEKFGWVRNADAAXIWMGKTFFYVSFPSPPKCPIVILSSLPVQPKLPRTYKYEKPYIWSQELVEGQKFSSSLLISEENLQAYGLGTRVEDPLDKVIGEFEASVLRCRKPSPRDGLLIKRKRKRNELLRKLLQRLG; encoded by the exons ATGGATCTTGTTCACATTTTTTTCTACTCTCTCCCTCTGGTACCTCTCCTCTTCGTGCTATACagaaatatagataaaaaaatgCACCAAAACTGCTACGTTTTGGACTACGAATGCTACATGCCCACAGATGACAGGAAGCTGAGCACGAAATTTTCCGGTGATGTGATCGTGAGAAACAAGCACCTCGGCCTCGATGAGTACAAGTTCCTCTTAAAAGCCATTGTAAATTCTGGCATCGGTGAGGAAACTTACGCCCCGAGGATGGTTTTCGAAGGGCGGGAGACATGTCCGACCATCAATGATAGGATTGTTGAAGCGGATGAGTTTTTCCACAAAAGTATCGACAGACTGATGAAGAGAACAATCATCTCTCCTTCCGAAATCGACTTCCTTATCGTAAACATATCCATGTTCGCCACAGTCCCATCTTTATCTTCTAGGATTATCAATTATTACAACATGAGGGAAGACATCAAGGTTTATAATCTTTCTGGGATGGGATGCAGCGCGAGCTTGGTGTCCGTAAATGTTGtcgaaaacatttttaaaaccCGGAAAAATATTCTTGCATTGGTTTTAACCTCAGAGTCGTTAAGCTCGAATTGGTACAACGGAAACGAGAGGTCCATGATTTTAGCAAATTGCCTCTTTAGAACAGGGGGATGTGCCATGATTTTGACGAACAAAACCTCATTGAAGCACAAGGCCATGTTCAAGCTCAAATCTTTAGTGAGAACCCATCATGGAGGAAACGATGAATCCTACAATTGCTGCGTCCAAAAAGAAGACGATAAAGGGTTCGTTGGTTTCTATTTGGGCAAGAATCTCCCTTCTGCCGCCACTCGGGCATTCATAGAGAACATACAAAACATAGCTCCCAAAATCTTACCGGTGCGGGAGCTTATTCGCTTCACTTTGCTACAATATGCTAccaaaatgaaacaaaaatggAGAAAATCTGCGTCGCTCGCAAGGTTGGAGATCAATTTCAAGACGGGGGTCGACCATTTCTGCTTGCACACGGGCTGGAAAGCAGTAATCGACGCCATTCGCCAGAGCCTGAATTTAAGCGAGTTTGACGTCGAACCGGCAAGAATGACACTGCATCGGTTTGGAAACACGTCGGCGAGTAGTTTGTGGTATGTTTTAGCTTATATGGACGCGAAGAAGAGGTTGAAGAAAGGTGATAGGGTTTTCATGGTAAGTTTTGGTGCAGGATTTAAATGCAACAGCTGCCTCTGGGAAGTCATAAGAGATTTGGAAGGCAAGAATGTGTGGGTAAATTTTATCGATAATTACCCAACAAagaacttgaataatcctttcTTGGAGAAGTTTGGTTGGGTTCGAAATGCAGATGCTGCTNatatat GGATGGGAAAAACATTCTTCTATGTTAGTTTTCCCTCCCCTCCCAAGTGTCCAATAGTTATTCTTTCCAGTCTTCCTGTACAGCCCAAACTCCCCAGGACGTATAAGTATGAAAAACCTTATATCTGGAGCCAAGAGCTAGTAGAAGGGCAGAAGTTCTCCTCTTCACTGCTGATTTCAGAGGAGAATCTTCAGGCTTATGGGTTGGGTACCCGGGTTGAGGACCCTTTAGACAAGGTGATTGGTGAATTCGAAGCCTCAG TCCTGAGATGCAGGAAGCCTTCGCCAAGAGATGGGCTGCTGATAAAGCGGAAGAGGAAAAGAAATGAGCTACTCAGAAAGCTGTTGCAGAGGCTCGGGTAG
- the LOC140982169 gene encoding uncharacterized protein isoform X1 gives MAQLRSSYLISYNLLQALGWSFSLFRILRGFLSTQSIHGAYASAGELICWLQTLAFLEVIHGAIGIVPSGVVFPLMQWGGRTHFLLAIVCRIHEVQNLPSVSIAFFAWSLSEVIRYSHYALNLTGSTPKWITLMRYNVFIFLYPIGVFPGEMWLMYEALPFIKKKKLYTDHLPFSYYNFVVLLLFCYPFLWLKLYLHLFKQRRSKLGKSKRKKN, from the exons ATGGCCCAGCTGCGGAGTTCGTATCTCATCTCCTACAATCTCCTTCAAGCTTTGGGATG GTCCTTTTCTCTTTTCAGGATTTTGAGAGGCTTCCTCTCCACTCAATCTATTCATGGCGCTTATGCTTCTGCGGGTGAACTAATCT GTTGGTTGCAAACTCTGGCATTCTTGGAAGTTATTCATGGGGCTATAG GAATTGTTCCGAGTGGTGTGGTGTTTCCTCTGATGCAATGGGGTGGGAGGACTCATTTTTTGCTCGCTATTGTCTGTCGTATTCACGAG GTGCAGAATCTACCTTCGGTTTCCATAGCTTTCTTTGCTTGGAGCTTATCTGAG GTGATCAGATATTCACATTATGCGTTGAATCTGACCGGAAGTACTCCAAAGTGGATCACTTTAATGAG GTACAATGTGTTTATTTTCTTGTATCCCATTGGAGTTTTTCCCGGTGAAA TGTGGCTCATGTACGAAGCTCTGCCatttataaaaaagaaaaagctcTACACGGACCACCTCCCATTTAGCTATTATAACTTTGTCGTG TTGCTGCTTTTTTGCTATCCGTTTCTGTGGTTGAAACTTTACCTTCATTTATTCAAGCAAAGGCGTTCAAAACTCGGCAAAAGCAAGAGGAAGAAAAACTGA
- the LOC140982169 gene encoding uncharacterized protein isoform X2, with the protein MAQLRSSYLISYNLLQALGWSFSLFRILRGFLSTQSIHGAYASAGELICWLQTLAFLEVIHGAIGIVPSGVVFPLMQWGGRTHFLLAIVCRIHEVIRYSHYALNLTGSTPKWITLMRYNVFIFLYPIGVFPGEMWLMYEALPFIKKKKLYTDHLPFSYYNFVVLLLFCYPFLWLKLYLHLFKQRRSKLGKSKRKKN; encoded by the exons ATGGCCCAGCTGCGGAGTTCGTATCTCATCTCCTACAATCTCCTTCAAGCTTTGGGATG GTCCTTTTCTCTTTTCAGGATTTTGAGAGGCTTCCTCTCCACTCAATCTATTCATGGCGCTTATGCTTCTGCGGGTGAACTAATCT GTTGGTTGCAAACTCTGGCATTCTTGGAAGTTATTCATGGGGCTATAG GAATTGTTCCGAGTGGTGTGGTGTTTCCTCTGATGCAATGGGGTGGGAGGACTCATTTTTTGCTCGCTATTGTCTGTCGTATTCACGAG GTGATCAGATATTCACATTATGCGTTGAATCTGACCGGAAGTACTCCAAAGTGGATCACTTTAATGAG GTACAATGTGTTTATTTTCTTGTATCCCATTGGAGTTTTTCCCGGTGAAA TGTGGCTCATGTACGAAGCTCTGCCatttataaaaaagaaaaagctcTACACGGACCACCTCCCATTTAGCTATTATAACTTTGTCGTG TTGCTGCTTTTTTGCTATCCGTTTCTGTGGTTGAAACTTTACCTTCATTTATTCAAGCAAAGGCGTTCAAAACTCGGCAAAAGCAAGAGGAAGAAAAACTGA